Proteins encoded by one window of Cuniculiplasma divulgatum:
- a CDS encoding peroxiredoxin translates to MGEKGILIVISTGTEEKMVMLGVLSQTAVNLGMPLRVFITGTAIPLFLKDGYTKQPVVPAGFEGFMKELREGLIKVKFQGWHELLQNSVKDGDAKVYACSLMSSALNLQKKDFDPIVEDIVGATNFMIQSAENQIIML, encoded by the coding sequence ATGGGTGAAAAAGGTATATTAATCGTAATATCTACGGGAACTGAAGAAAAAATGGTGATGCTGGGAGTCCTGAGCCAGACAGCTGTTAATCTTGGAATGCCATTGAGAGTTTTCATCACCGGTACAGCTATTCCTCTGTTTTTGAAAGATGGGTATACAAAGCAGCCAGTTGTTCCTGCCGGGTTTGAAGGATTCATGAAAGAGTTAAGGGAGGGTCTTATAAAGGTAAAGTTTCAGGGATGGCACGAACTTTTACAGAATTCAGTGAAAGATGGTGATGCAAAAGTTTACGCATGTTCATTAATGTCAAGTGCTTTGAATCTCCAGAAAAAGGATTTCGATCCAATTGTTGAGGATATTGTAGGGGCAACAAATTTCATGATTCAATCTGCTGAAAACCAGATCATTATGCTGTGA
- a CDS encoding sulfurtransferase TusA family protein: MTTFNVDSKGTACPGPITDLIRAYKKAQNGDTIILVANDPGAVPDAKVWCERTKNEFVGSKEIDNSFEITIKVTGRKA, from the coding sequence ATGACAACATTTAATGTAGACAGCAAAGGGACAGCTTGCCCAGGTCCTATAACGGATCTAATAAGAGCTTATAAAAAAGCACAGAATGGGGACACCATAATACTTGTTGCTAACGATCCTGGTGCAGTGCCAGACGCAAAAGTGTGGTGTGAAAGAACAAAAAACGAGTTTGTCGGTTCCAAGGAAATAGACAACTCTTTCGAAATTACCATTAAGGTGACGGGAAGAAAGGCATAG
- a CDS encoding NAD(P)/FAD-dependent oxidoreductase codes for MVKTKKIAVIGSGAGGLITSSKLARELSNEIKKEEVSITLYDKKTEQEFQPGYLEVAFRGTDPSKIRKDVNKLVTPGVKIVYENVEKVDLANRYIRTEGSDENRDFDYLVISTGSSPDYDQIPGLREANKDFHTNASSSGLIYKEISGIKSGKIVVGIGGLPYKCPPSPNESAFMLDEYFTRKGIRDKVEIVYITPFTRIYSAESINEVIEPIYKNRSIESITTFNTDTVDSEKKEITSLEGETLKYDHLFLTPPHKPANFLKGSEMSDEDGWVKVDRKDLHITTYDNAFAIGDTTDIPTSKAGVEAHLEGIVVASNIIGDIHGTGKNYKFTGRTQCSMETGFHKATFVVGTYDKPVEKIEPSRMNYLEKKVMEEIYWGSLRGHYEWLFKYHFNEDYFQD; via the coding sequence GTGGTTAAAACGAAAAAAATTGCTGTAATTGGAAGCGGTGCTGGGGGACTTATAACATCCAGTAAATTAGCAAGGGAACTGTCAAATGAGATCAAGAAAGAAGAGGTTTCTATCACACTATATGATAAGAAAACTGAACAGGAATTCCAGCCTGGATATCTTGAGGTGGCATTCCGTGGAACTGATCCTTCAAAGATAAGGAAAGATGTGAATAAGCTGGTGACCCCTGGGGTTAAGATAGTGTATGAGAATGTTGAAAAAGTAGATCTTGCAAACAGGTATATCAGGACTGAAGGGAGTGACGAAAATAGGGATTTTGATTATTTGGTCATATCAACAGGATCATCTCCAGATTACGATCAGATTCCTGGACTTAGGGAAGCAAATAAAGACTTTCACACAAATGCCAGTAGCTCTGGCCTTATTTATAAAGAGATTTCAGGTATAAAATCCGGGAAAATAGTGGTTGGTATTGGGGGTCTACCTTATAAATGCCCACCATCTCCAAATGAGTCTGCATTCATGCTTGATGAATATTTCACAAGGAAAGGCATAAGAGACAAGGTCGAGATAGTGTACATAACTCCTTTTACCAGAATTTACTCTGCAGAGTCAATAAATGAGGTGATAGAACCGATTTATAAGAATAGATCTATTGAAAGCATAACCACATTCAATACTGACACAGTAGATTCTGAGAAAAAAGAGATCACGTCTCTTGAAGGAGAAACGCTGAAATATGATCATTTATTTCTCACTCCCCCGCATAAGCCAGCAAATTTTCTTAAGGGATCTGAGATGTCAGACGAAGATGGATGGGTAAAGGTTGACAGAAAAGATCTGCATATAACGACATATGACAATGCTTTTGCCATAGGAGACACAACAGATATACCAACATCTAAGGCAGGTGTTGAGGCTCATCTTGAGGGCATAGTAGTAGCAAGCAATATAATAGGTGATATCCACGGAACAGGAAAAAATTACAAATTTACAGGGAGAACCCAGTGTTCAATGGAAACTGGATTTCACAAAGCTACGTTTGTTGTTGGAACTTACGATAAGCCTGTGGAAAAAATTGAGCCATCAAGAATGAACTATCTGGAAAAGAAGGTGATGGAAGAAATTTACTGGGGATCACTTCGTGGCCACTATGAATGGCTATTCAAATACCATTTCAACGAGGATTATTTTCAGGATTAA
- a CDS encoding aldo/keto reductase yields the protein MDYVTLGGKKELKVSKIGMGLWQASNAWNADEENVIEAVGVSKENGINFVDTAEAYGNGNSEKVLGRALKKYGRENFFVATKVYGAHLRYDELQRAAEASIKRLGVDRIDLYQIHWPDPWEQIPMSQTFRAMKKLYEEGKIRAIGVSNFAVRDIEEARGILGDVPIVSNQVRYNLLQRNIEEEVIPYCKKHNISIIAWSPLAQGVLTGKYNPGNIPRGDVREGNELFAPKNLEAVKDILSLLRSLGEKYSKTPAQIALNWLLSKKDVIPIPGAKNIKQAKENADSAAFKLTESEISEMESLSSEALIDYLPQ from the coding sequence ATGGATTATGTGACATTAGGTGGGAAAAAAGAATTAAAAGTTTCAAAAATTGGTATGGGTTTATGGCAGGCAAGTAATGCATGGAACGCCGATGAAGAAAATGTTATAGAAGCAGTTGGAGTATCAAAGGAGAATGGAATTAATTTTGTAGATACAGCAGAGGCATACGGAAACGGGAACAGTGAAAAGGTACTGGGAAGGGCTTTAAAAAAATATGGCAGGGAAAATTTCTTCGTTGCTACAAAAGTGTATGGGGCCCATCTTAGGTATGACGAACTGCAGAGAGCAGCCGAAGCTAGTATTAAGAGACTTGGAGTAGATCGCATCGATCTTTACCAGATTCACTGGCCCGATCCATGGGAGCAGATTCCTATGAGCCAGACATTCAGGGCAATGAAAAAGCTATACGAAGAGGGTAAAATCAGGGCAATAGGTGTCAGCAACTTTGCGGTCAGGGACATTGAGGAGGCAAGAGGAATACTGGGAGATGTCCCAATAGTATCAAACCAGGTAAGGTATAATCTACTGCAGAGAAACATAGAGGAAGAAGTTATTCCATACTGTAAAAAACACAATATAAGTATAATCGCATGGAGTCCACTGGCACAGGGTGTGCTGACTGGAAAGTACAATCCAGGAAATATACCCCGGGGTGATGTTAGGGAAGGAAACGAACTTTTTGCCCCTAAGAATCTTGAGGCTGTAAAGGATATTCTTTCTCTACTGAGATCTCTTGGTGAGAAATATTCAAAAACGCCAGCACAGATTGCTCTGAACTGGTTGCTTTCAAAGAAGGATGTAATACCAATCCCGGGTGCAAAGAACATCAAGCAGGCAAAGGAAAATGCGGATTCAGCAGCATTTAAACTTACAGAGAGTGAAATATCAGAGATGGAATCATTATCCAGTGAAGCACTGATTGATTATCTGCCACAATGA
- a CDS encoding hemerythrin domain-containing protein: protein MSYRDTMNFKGSRATQLLRDQHYTTVGVTEDFLDNKIDITEFLKHIDYTIKVHFSLEDVILIPAFSPFLRKYMEFEEPIRIISGEHVSVKGIFNGINKPRIYEGEQDITLTQEEIIGKGGQIAKIMLQHVYKEENGLFSLVEQYLPDPEKDRVAEQLTVKFTKLNSEYKNMPQK, encoded by the coding sequence ATGAGCTACAGGGATACAATGAATTTTAAAGGCTCTAGAGCAACACAGTTACTGAGAGATCAGCATTATACAACCGTTGGAGTTACCGAAGATTTTTTGGACAACAAAATTGATATTACTGAATTTTTAAAGCACATAGATTATACAATAAAAGTTCATTTTTCTCTGGAGGATGTAATACTCATTCCCGCATTTAGTCCATTTCTGAGGAAATACATGGAGTTCGAGGAGCCTATTAGAATAATATCAGGCGAACATGTATCAGTAAAAGGTATATTTAATGGGATTAACAAACCAAGAATCTATGAAGGAGAACAGGACATAACCCTCACTCAGGAGGAAATAATAGGAAAGGGCGGTCAGATAGCAAAGATCATGCTTCAGCATGTATATAAAGAGGAAAACGGGCTTTTCAGTCTTGTAGAACAGTATCTTCCTGATCCTGAAAAGGACAGGGTAGCAGAACAGTTGACTGTGAAGTTTACGAAACTGAACAGCGAGTATAAAAATATGCCCCAAAAGTAA